In a single window of the Pseudohongiella acticola genome:
- the merC gene encoding organomercurial transporter MerC, with amino-acid sequence MFNNLSNMIVRIGDKAGFSGALVAGIGCSACFPALGAIGAALGLGFLSQWESVLVSWVIPLIAVLVMVVNVLGYFSHGQWPRAALGLIGPILILIGAITMSEWYFYPGLGFMLGVSVWDMVSARNKRCEPKNTGGRCEHNEEKTGD; translated from the coding sequence ATGTTCAATAACTTGTCTAACATGATAGTCCGCATTGGTGACAAAGCTGGCTTTAGCGGGGCCCTGGTTGCAGGAATAGGATGTTCCGCGTGTTTCCCCGCACTGGGCGCTATAGGCGCGGCTTTGGGCTTAGGATTTCTCAGTCAGTGGGAATCGGTACTCGTGAGCTGGGTCATTCCGCTCATAGCCGTTCTGGTGATGGTCGTCAATGTGTTGGGGTACTTCAGTCACGGGCAGTGGCCTCGTGCAGCGCTGGGGTTGATTGGCCCGATATTAATATTGATCGGAGCCATAACGATGAGTGAATGGTATTTCTATCCGGGGCTTGGATTCATGCTGGGTGTCTCGGTCTGGGATATGGTTTCAGCCCGAAATAAACGATGTGAACCGAAAAACACGGGGGGCAGGTGCGAGCACAACGAGGAGAAAACAGGTGACTGA